In one window of Gammaproteobacteria bacterium DNA:
- a CDS encoding YdcH family protein yields MFEQEQQIVDRLLAESAAFKKLHDKHQDLKKRIDKAQRGKAALVEESRLEDMKKQKLRLKDQMARMIADCKKEA; encoded by the coding sequence ATGTTTGAACAGGAACAGCAGATCGTGGACCGCCTGCTTGCCGAGAGCGCAGCGTTCAAGAAACTGCACGATAAGCATCAGGACCTGAAAAAGCGGATTGACAAGGCGCAACGCGGGAAGGCCGCGCTCGTGGAAGAGAGCCGGCTGGAAGATATGAAGAAGCAGAAACTCCGGCTCAAGGACCAGATGGCCCGAATGATCGCGGACTGCAAAAAAGAGGCCTAG